TGGAACATTTTTAAAATATATATTTAAAGATGGAGAAAATATTGAGAAAGATAAAATATATATAAGGGATTTTTTTGAAAAAAATGATTTAAAAGGTTTTATAGATATTTTAAATAAAGTTATATCTTTAAAAAATCCGGATAAAATTGGCATAGCAGTTGCCGGTCTTGTTGATAAAAAAAATAATAAAATAACAAACTCTCCTAATTTAAAAATGATAGAAAGTTTAGATTTATCCGAATATATTCAGACAGATATAATTATTGAAAATGATGCAAATGCTGCTGCTTATGGAGAGTATAAATACGGAATTGGAAAAAATAGCAATATTTTTATATGTCTTACCCTTGGAACAGGACTTGGTGGTGGTGTTGTAATAAATGGAAAACTTATTTCCGGAGTTTCCGGTAGTGCTATGGAAGTAGGGCATATTACGGTAGAAAAAGATGGATGGATTTGCCATTGTGGAAGAAAAGGATGCCTTGAAAGTTATGTATCTTCTTACGGACTTGAAAGATTTTATTGCTTATTGACAGACAATAAAAAAAGCTCTTTTGAGATAATAAATCTTGCAAAGGAAAAAGATATAAATGCAATTAAATCAATAGATTATTTTACAGATTATTTATCTATCGGTATTATGAATTTAACCCATATATTTAATCCGGATATAATAGCAATAGCCGGCGGAATTGTAGAAAATTATCCTGATATTATAAATATAACAAAAGAAAAAGTTAAAAATCTTATATTTCCTTTACCACTTAGGGATTTAAGAATTGAGATAGCAACTTTGGGGGAATATAGCGGAGCTTATGGGGCTTTGGCAATAGCTCAAGATTACTATTCATAATATTCTGCTCCACCATATTTTGTTTCCCATACAACTACTTTTTGCAATGTAGGATATTTTTCTTTTATTTTATCATACAAATATTTTGCTACATTTTCAGCACTTGGAGAAAAATCATAAATATCATTCATACATTTATAATCCGGTAGTATCTCATCCAAAAATTGCTGGATTTCTATAAAATCATATCCCATTCCACCATTATCTAATTTATCTGCTCTTATATAAAGCTCAACTTCCCAAGTATGTCCATGTAGTGGCTCCGGTGACCCGTGATAATCTGTCAAATAATGTGCTGCGTTAAACTCTCTTCTAACCCTAACTATATAAGGCATCTTCTATATCTCCTTTAAACTGATTTTACTCATACTCAACTATATTTATTTTCGGTAAAATTTTTAAAGAATTTAATTTTAGGAGGTAAGAGGTTCAAAATCTATAGACAATTATTGACGAAAAAGAAATTTATGCTATAATGTAACTTGAATATTAACGGTGAAAAAAATGAAAAT
The DNA window shown above is from Venenivibrio stagnispumantis and carries:
- a CDS encoding ROK family protein, with amino-acid sequence MKYLGLDIGGTFLKYIFKDGENIEKDKIYIRDFFEKNDLKGFIDILNKVISLKNPDKIGIAVAGLVDKKNNKITNSPNLKMIESLDLSEYIQTDIIIENDANAAAYGEYKYGIGKNSNIFICLTLGTGLGGGVVINGKLISGVSGSAMEVGHITVEKDGWICHCGRKGCLESYVSSYGLERFYCLLTDNKKSSFEIINLAKEKDINAIKSIDYFTDYLSIGIMNLTHIFNPDIIAIAGGIVENYPDIINITKEKVKNLIFPLPLRDLRIEIATLGEYSGAYGALAIAQDYYS
- a CDS encoding 6-pyruvoyl trahydropterin synthase family protein encodes the protein MPYIVRVRREFNAAHYLTDYHGSPEPLHGHTWEVELYIRADKLDNGGMGYDFIEIQQFLDEILPDYKCMNDIYDFSPSAENVAKYLYDKIKEKYPTLQKVVVWETKYGGAEYYE